The Mesorhizobium sp. M3A.F.Ca.ET.080.04.2.1 genome contains the following window.
CCCTTCCTCAGCATCTTCCTCGTGTCGAAGAGGTCCTTGAACCGGAAAGCCTGATCTGCTCCTGCGGCGGTTATTTGCATTATATCGGCGAAGATGTGGCGGAGCGGTTGGACGTAGTCCCGGCGCAGTTCCGCGTCATCGTCACCCGTCGCCCTAAATATGCGTGCCGTGCGTGCACTGACGGCGTCGTTCAGGCTCCGGCTCCACTACGACTGATCCAGGCAGGCCTACCGACAGAAGCGACCGTCGCCCATGTCCTGGTCTCCAAATATGCCGATCACCTTCCGCTTTATCGGCAGGCCCAGATCATGGGCCGCCAAGGCATTGATCTCGACCGTTCCACGCTCGCCGACTGGGTCGGCCGCGCAGCCTATGAGTTGCGTCCCGTCTTCGGTGCGCTGATTGCCGACTTGAAGCGCTCGTCCAAGCTCTTCATGGACGAGACCCGTGCCCCGGTTCTCGATCCCGGCTCGCGCAAAACCAAGACCGGATACTTCTGGGCGCTTGCGCGGGATGATCGACCATGGGGCGGCGGTGCTCCGCCAGGTGTGGCCTTCACCTACGCTCCCGGTCGCGGGGGCATTCATGCCGAACGAATACTGCAGGGATTCTCCGGCATCCTGCAGGTCGATGGCTATGCCGGATACAACAGACTGATCGCACCTGACCGTATCGGATCAGACATTCGGCTTGCCTATTGTTGGGCCCACGCCCGGCGCAAGCTGGTTGAGATCACTCGCAACGGAACAGCGCCGATTGCCGAGGACGGTGTCAAACGGATTGGTGAACTGTATCGGATCGAGGCCGAACTGCGCGGCCTTGACCCGGAGGCTCGCCTTGCTGGACGGAAGGAACGATCAGCGCCGCTGGTCTCCGACGTGCAGGCTTGGCTCGTCCATCACCGCGCCCGTGTCGCGACAAAGTCCCCACTCGGCGAGGCGGTGGCCTACATCGCTAAATACTGGGACGGTCTGAAGCTCTTCCTGACCGACGGTCGCATCGAGATCGACAACAACAGCGTGGAACGAACCATCCGGCCTATCGCCCTCAATCGGAAGAACGCGCTCTTTGCGGGCCACGACGTCGGAGCCGAGAACTGGGCGACCATCGCCTCGCTCGTCGAAACCTGCAAACTCAATGCCGTTGACCCGCAGGCCTACCTGACCGCCACGCTCACCGCCATCGTCAACGGCCACAAGCAGAGCCGGATCGATGAGCTGCTGCCTTGGAATTATCCGCTTGAGTAACGCGTGCACAAAAATCGCAGTTTTGCCGAAGCGGACAAATCTTCGTTCAGAGCAT
Protein-coding sequences here:
- a CDS encoding IS66 family transposase codes for the protein MLDAADLPDDVAALKAMLIAAKARETGKDAQIARKDERIELLEKLVSAFKQAAFGRKSEKADPDQFDLALEDLETAMATIHAEEEVDARPGNRVTRPRATNRGSLPQHLPRVEEVLEPESLICSCGGYLHYIGEDVAERLDVVPAQFRVIVTRRPKYACRACTDGVVQAPAPLRLIQAGLPTEATVAHVLVSKYADHLPLYRQAQIMGRQGIDLDRSTLADWVGRAAYELRPVFGALIADLKRSSKLFMDETRAPVLDPGSRKTKTGYFWALARDDRPWGGGAPPGVAFTYAPGRGGIHAERILQGFSGILQVDGYAGYNRLIAPDRIGSDIRLAYCWAHARRKLVEITRNGTAPIAEDGVKRIGELYRIEAELRGLDPEARLAGRKERSAPLVSDVQAWLVHHRARVATKSPLGEAVAYIAKYWDGLKLFLTDGRIEIDNNSVERTIRPIALNRKNALFAGHDVGAENWATIASLVETCKLNAVDPQAYLTATLTAIVNGHKQSRIDELLPWNYPLE